CTACCCAATAAagataaaagtaataaaagaaatacagaaaaaaaatgatgccaTGGGGTCTCTGCAACATCCGAATGGGAAACACTGCAGTATTTCATCATAAAAATAGAAGGTCTTATGTGTTTTGCTCTCCTAAGGCAGACTGGTGAATCCGGTTATAGCTCTCAGTCTGCAGGCACAATGAGTGGTGACACCGACAGACACAGAGTGAGAAATTCTCAGCAGGGATCAGTAACTGAGCTGATCAACAGCACTGATTAAATTGTATATCTAGAAGGCAAAATGTGGCATACCTTACACAGCATGCTCAGTATTAATGGCTGCTCAGGTAAGACTCAATTACCAACTGGGCAAGAAGTGTCAGCTGTACCTGTGAACACCAGGGTACCTAAAAGCCTCCTGTGTGGTGACTGATTTGTGCTGATTTGATGTAAAGTAAACGTATATTGGAAACATGTTACATCAGGCCCATTTCAAAATGTCCAAGGAAGGTGCCATTTACAATTGAACATGGTAACAATGAGCAGAAATGCTGTCACAGCTTGTTTAAAGTAATCCTGCCCATGATCCTATCATTAATCATCATCTGAAGGTTCAAATGTCAGAGAATGTGCTTGATTGTCTCCTTTAATGCCTCACAGATGGTACACTGCATTTCATTTTTGACATCCTACCCTTTTGGACTGCAACCTGAGGGATCTAGGTCAAGAATTGAAGCAAATCTCAAAATACTGTAAGAAAACAGGACTGCAAGCTGCTAAACTGTGAACCTCAGCCTTCATCTCCATAActtgtccctcctcctcctcatctccatcttcctcctgctgctgcttgaCCCATTTTGGCAGGAATAAGCAGGAGGGaggagtgagaaagagaggaaggaagaaagaagacgGGGAATGATTCAGCATGAGCAAGCAAACAGACTTCTCTCTGGTTGGTGGTCAAACAGATGCACTGTTGTTGAGAGTCCACGGCCATTAACAGCTGCACAAGAGATGCAGAGTAAAAATCTAATCTCCACTTCCAGGCTGGAGAAGGCAGATTAATGTAACAGAGTGTGAAATAAATATGACCTAATTCATGGAGGAATTATAAGATCAGAAGGTATAGTGGACTTTGTGTCTTTGGGCTttgtttgagttcagctcacTCGGTCAAAGGTCTGTCAAAATCAGACTTTAATTGTGTGAAGAAATCAATAAGTAAAAGAAACAGAGGATTTGAGGTGTTCTTTCCTAACACGCACATTGAGGTGAAAGGCCACCTGTGGCACCTGATGGGTCATGTGATCATCAACCATCCGTCCATGTGTTTTCCAGTGTCGAACAACAATACACACACCAAACCCCAGCTGACTCCTCGATCAGCTGTCACCATTTTCACCATACATAACCTCTACGTTCAAAATTAAACATCCACATGTTTTGATATTGATCCATGATAGCACAACAATGACACTCACCCGCCAGTCCTCCACCTCCGTCCCCGTGGCCCTTCCGTTTTTGAAGGATAAAATATGGATTGGCTCTCTCGGTGATCCACAACGCGCCAGCCAGTAACACATCTTCGGGACTGACCCACAtgtttctcctgtttttttaagggaACATTGAACACACAGGACTGCAGATGGCGACCATCAAACTGGTCTGGCCTGGAGGggttattaaattattaaaaccCGAGTGGAGGCCTGgtattctcctcctccacccttcAAATATCACCTAGTTTTGAATAACCAAGCGAAAGTCAGACGCGCATGCAAGCGTTGCGATAATTAAAGGCTGCAAGGCACGATTGGACTCGAATCGGCCTGCAATATGGAGGTCCTACAGCAGATTCCACACAGACACCTTCTCTTGCAGCATCAGCGTCCTATGTGCAGCACGGAGGATTTCGAATGTACATATATTTCTTGGATGTTTCGTTTGCAGACAGGCTCGAGTTTGTTGCTGCACCGCACAGTGCTGGATCAGGCTTTGTTGTTCATGCTCCTCAGCAGGTGCGATCCAGTCGGTTCCCGAGGTCTGCGTTGCTGTTTGAGGAGCAAAACGCGTAACAGACGATCAAAACTAACAGTAACTAGTCCGTGTGCTCTCTCAGTTGTGATGTCCGTTCGAGTACTGAAGCAGTAAGACGATATTGTGACTGTAAACCCATCAACAGCGCTGCTCTGCTGTTCTCCGCCTCCTTCTCCAGAGCTGCAGCGCCGCCGCTGCTGCCGCAACCAAAGTACAGCGAGCGCGTCACCACCGCGCAACGTCAGCGTGCGGGAGGTGGAGACACATGGGGAGATAATGAATTACAATATATCTCacttgctaaaacacatttcttgacatccaccatatgcatccaccacgcttttctcaacactataagcccaaaacccaattttcaaactacattcaccaaacctctgactcttcctgcaaaaccaaacaatgttgtcagatcataccccaagtcaatcaaaattaaaaacaatactgatCAGTCATTACACaatacatcaaaacactgaaaacacaatgctcagaacatgaagctgtagaaataatgtttattgttcacagtaggctaaatGAATTTAGCAACTttatacagtaaaaaataaagtgacaacaaatataaatgagaagcacattacagtgtaaacgacaaaatcaaactgaagtgcttATTGTATCTACAACCATTCAGCCACAGCATTGTGTCTACGTGCTGGGTCAGGCCACAGAACTTCTTCCACATCATTTCAACATTCTCCCTggccctctcttcctcctcaacCACCTTttacacacactcttcctctgcctctcagattatttctgtccattctacaaccttcaacaaccagcGCTCTCTGAACTGacttatattggtttcctcacatcattagccacgagtgtgatcagttttgagtggttgtgttgaAGCTGGGACACCTGTGcttgaaatgtgtttaacttttgctacctgtgcttaccattatgcaacacaagtgcatcacagtgcaacatgtgttttagtgagtgagaatgtgtttgcaagttgtgtcAAACAGGTGAAAAGTGTTAATGGttttgagaaatactgtaataagAAATCGCCAAAGCAATCCACCAAAATTAGCTTTCTTTGTTGATGCCAAAATGAGTGGATGAGTAGCCTCCTGCCTGATTCTTGTAGGCTATATAGTTAGCGGAAATCAAAGGTCTCTGTGCAAACTGATAACGTATACCATTGTGAAGTTGTAGGCTACtgacacttttttttgcatatgAATTAAAATAACACAAGGTGAATTCACCTGATTCACAGTCCTGGGGCAAAAATAAGCCCCTATCTTGTCGTCATTTTATGAAAACGGAACATATATGGTGAATTATTGCAGACAGATGTTGTGCAACCAGCTTCTGTTCAAACCCACTGAACTTCTGGACTCTTCTTCTGGAGATTCATGTACTCTAGGCAAAGGAAAGGTGGCTAATGTTGTACCATCAGATATGCTAAACAATGTTTAAGTTTGAAAAATTATGGACCAAAAGATACCCTTGTAGCTGTACAAAAATGGAAATCTGCCTCCCACTATGGTGTTCAGGATGACATGATATTGTGTACTTTGGTGGTGCCCATAAAGAAAAGGTAATGCAGTGCAGTGAAAGCTTTACTTAACCAGTGTTTAGAACTGTTTCCTATGAATACCCCATATCTTGGTGCAGGCTAGTGGCACAACCCATGAAGCTTGGGGCCTTTTTCACCCCTGTCACTTAGGTGACCTTAGTTTGTCATGGTCTTTAATAATGTATAGTTGTGGGATACTAGCTCATTTCTGATGGTGAGAATGTTCAATTAAAAGCAGCATTATCTTTCAAAGAAAGAATCtagaatattttaattataAGAATGTAAAACATCtaatttgtgttttatgttgtgttGAATTACAAAGAGTTACTGGCCTATAATCTAATGTAAAGAAATTAGGTATATGTATTATTGTATCATCATAGTAGGAATGTGATAATGCAAGAAAttagaaacaaataaaagtacTCACAAACACAATGAGACTATGTTACATCTGTGGAGGAGGGTTTTTGTTGGGTTTCCTGcattttgtgtcattttgaaaAACAGGATGCAGGATGAGGGGGAACAGCACTTTATTCATGGTTTGACTCAACTCGGCTTTGGTTGGTTGTTTAGAAACTCTCCCCTCTGGTAAACCGCACTGAGTTGACAGGATGCACACACAGGACTCGCTCCTCCATGCATGAAATGTTACTGCCGACGCAGGTTCTCAAATGAGTGAGGCACTGTTACAGTACCTGCACAGACTCTGGTGTGGTTTCCTCAGGGGTTTGTAAATGAGTAAAGATCCCTATAAGGGACTGATAGACATAAATATCAACATTCTGTaacctttttaaattaaaggtgGTTCTATTTAGGTCAGCTTGTCGTATTAGTCAACATACACTGTGGCTGGAGATGAAAAGCACCTCCGTCTGCTTTTAGGGTCAGGGTTTTTACAAAAACTATTTTCGTTACTTCAGAAGAACTGCTTGAAACCTACTCACAAAAACACCATTGTCTAAGGGAAGACACCGAGACACAGTATCGGCTTGATGTGATTAATAGCTCCCACTTTAGATTATGATCAAATAATCAGGGATTCCAGCTTTCATAATGACAAATTGAAACACTTTCATGGTTACTACAGCAAACATTTCTAGACTTCTAACTCTTAATCAAATCTGAGATTCTTGCATTTCAAATAACAATGAGGTTTGAGCCTGTCTGTGAGTGATTATGTAATGAAACACCAGTTTGTTcaaattcaaacacattttacattgaTGTACATTCAACCTCAAGCATATTAACGTTTGAACCTCAGCTTTTTCCAAACTTTGTATAAACTTAAAGTAATGAAAGGACTCTCTCACGAAAAGATTAACAATCCTGTTACCAGCAGCTCTGAGACTGACAACCTGTTCCACTTCTTAGTTCCTGAATCACATCCCCTTTCTTTACATACTGTTTTTCAGTTCTTCCTTTAAAATTAAGGAAGGAGAGTTTTTTCATGGTTGTGTTATTCTCTTTTAATTTTGGTAAATATATGTATTACAACTGTAAGGACACaaaacagcttgttttaaaaccaACATATTAGTTAATTTCTGTCTGTAATATGATACATCTGTTTATTAGTGATGATTATGAAGGCTGATACATGATCATGAAAAAGGACACGTAGGGTATAAAGGGTAAACAACCTCCTACAGTATCTGAATAGAAGAGAAAGGCTGTTCAGTAACACAGAGGATGCACATCTTCTTAttaaagtgacaaaaacaacatttgactAATTGTTCAGAACCAACTTCTCAGTATCATTCATTCCCATAGATTCCCTGGGAACTGTAGCTAAACAGAAGTAAAGTTTGGGAAGGAAACAAAATCGAGATCAGATGAGATACAtccaacatgaaaacatttccTGCATGACCTTATGTAGATTACTTCTAAACGGACCCATTTCCATTCCTCAGGTTGTAGTGGTAAACTTTTTATGGTGTCAAAAATAACTGTACATGATTATattctgtaaaaaaataaagaaaagtttcTTTAGCTTAAATACCACTCTGTTTTCATTAATTTCACctgatcataataataataataatatcaataaccATGCAAAACTGTATTCCATAAGATCATTATGTTTTCTGAGATGGGAATTGTGCCATGAAAATCTCATGCTGATGCAATCCCACCCACTTGCTGTAATGAGACTTAAACTAAAGGAGCTCAGAGAACTTGCATACAAACGTAATGTTTCATTTGGTAAATCTAATGTAGTTTCCCCACTTATTTCATACTTTATTccctctttcaaaataaagtaaaacccCTCATAGTCCTGTTATTTGGATGGGACTTTTGCACTGCAGAGTTTCATGTACAGTTCCATAGAAATACTCTCTGTGGCATCATgggaaaatgtttacatttcatcAAAAATTCCCCAAAGCAGAGGGATTCTTTGTAGGAACTTCCATTTTTTGGGCACTCTGTTTGATATGACTGTGTGAGGCAtgtcaaacttcaacaaactcACTTCACACAAACAGCACACCATCATGGATCCTGTAGTGCCCTCCTCTGACCACAAAGAGAACCTTAAGAATTTCATTAtaaaaaacatggaaacaaTGTTCATTTTTGTCCAACAGAGGGCAACATACTATTCATATTGTTTTGCTTACAGTTCAGAACTATGAGTCTGGTCAAACATGAAACCCATGTGATTGGTGGTCATGTCTTTCAAAAACCACAGGCCTCAATATGAAACTTTCATTCCTCTATGCAGGCTTACCATAACATATCAAATCGTATCTGGCTGCTGGGGTCAACTCTGAGTAATTTCTTACAGCTCTATGAGTTTACCTGATTTCTCTGTTGCTCATAGTTTGAGCTCTACAAACACCTTTGCCAATGACCTCAAAGGCAACTCGCTTGTAGGTTGCAACACACTGGGGGTCAGTGTGTAAGTCTGCTTGAACCTGCTCCCACACCTTCTGTTTAGGGTTCAGCTCTTTGTCCGGTTCACCTGCAATCAACAAATCAGATTGATTCCTTAGAACAACCTCCTTTGTTCTCCACTCATCCATCTATAATGCAGGTTTATGCTTCTTGGACTGTTATTGCATATGTACAGTACTTGCATAACAAGACTCAGAACAGGAAAACCTCTGATCTTTTGGAGAGGGCTTTCCACAAGATTATTGAAAGTGGTGGCAGGGATCTGCAGAAGAGATCAGTGATGTTTGGCAATGAAGCCCGGCCTACAGTCAGAGCTCCAAATTTTCCAAAGGTGTTTATTTTCGTTGATTCAAAGCTATATTTCATGGACCTTGCTTTGTGCACCTTGCGAGAGGAAAGGACATATACTTTTCAGTAtatcacatttgttatatttatattatattattttatatattaaaaaaaagaaaaaaaatgcaatttgtattttttgtaggCCCAACTTGGTGGGAATTGTCGACAAGTCACATGCTAACATCACTATAAAATTCATATAGTCTTGCAGGCAGAACATATGTGAAATTTGGTTTATCAATTTTGAGAATACAGTGATCAGGTGAGAGTACCTGGAAAACCCTGGATAGTGACTTTGTCTACAGACACAGCTCCACTTGGAGGATCAATGATTTCCACTTTGCTTGGTGAGTGGGCGCACAGGATCTCAGCCTGGGACAGCACTCCTCCTATTTCTGCTGGCTTCAGGTTACAGGGCAGCACTACCATGCGATTCTGCATCTGCATCACAGTAAAGAAGATGAAATTCATATTGACAGCCTACATGCCCTCAACGATAAACATGAGGACAGCATGTTATCTGATAATTTAGTTGTGCAGTCTGGAAAAACATAGCTCAAATATACTCAAGATATAAGATCCTTTGCAAGGAATGTTAAGTGCAGACTAAGTGCAAATAGGAGCTGTATCTATTTTAGCTGACTGATTCAAATTCCTGTATTCGGGTATGTTGCATGTATATCAGTGCATTGTGGTAACTgtgtttaattacattttttaatctgtattgcattctgtttttgtttttttattgaaaactgTATATTTACATAACATTCTTCACATATGCAACAGGACTTTTTACAGACCAATAACTTCCCACTGTTTATCAAGTGTTGTGCACAGGGGCGTCGCCAGGCCCCTTTACTGGGGCATGTGCCTCagtataaatgagctgtgcGCCAGTATCAGGGGCGGACTGGACATCGGTAGTACCGGGAGTTTTCCCGGTGGGCcggagtaaaaaagaaaagaaaagactttAGGCGCAGTTGTTAATGTGCTGCATCCACCGCAGTGTTTCCCATACATTCATCATTGCTGTGTTCCGAGAGCAGCAGGTGAACTGCACACACGCAGCTTTCCCTCAGGTGTGGGATGCGGACAGCGAAGTTCGGTCTGGTTTTGattttgctgctgcagagaatgAGGATCAaggtgctggaggaggagagggaggaggaggagagactgagGTGCATGAGTGGTCGAGGCAAAGTGAAAGTGAGACTGACAGGCGAGAGAACGGTGAAACAAGTCAGGAGAGACGCCCCCAGGATGACAGacatgaagatgatgatgacgagGGAGCAGtttcaacagaaacagatgacaTTAGTCTAGGGGCAAGAGCAAAAACCAGCGTCCACAAAGAAGGAGGGGACATTAGTGACTTAGGGGGAAAGCATGATGGTcctaaacaagtgaagtccCACTATCCCCGTTCCCCAGCActgctttgggttaaaaaaaaaacgatcatttaattcacaatggtttgaaagctttccctggTTAGAATATTCTGTAAACAGAGATGCAGCTttgtaaacacatgaaacatgacacatttgtgagcactggtttcactaaATGGAAAAAAGCTCTGGATCTCTTTAGAGAGCCTGAGAAAACACCTGCCcataaaatgtgtgtgagtgtgtttgtgcgcgtgtgtgcgtggAAGGGGATACAGTAGGGGGCCTGTGTCCCAGTAGAGCTTCAGGCCTAGCAACGCCCCTGGTTGTGCACGAATATACAAGTGTAATGTAGCCAGAAGTGGACTTTGTGGACACTCGCCTGACACCTGCATAGTTTACCTGTCCCAGACTCACCTCTAGTCTCGTGGTCGGTGGAAACGGTTGCGGCAGCTTCCACTGAGGACAGACTTTTTTCCAGCGCTATTTGTGCCAATTTCTCCTCCCTTCGCTTGAGCCAGCTGTCGCTCTTGGGCCGAAATGGGGTTATTCCTCCACGACACCACTGCATTATCTCTCTGACGACAGTATCATGAGGCAGGCCTAACAGAACACAAATCTCATAGATTGGTTTTTGCACATGTAGCATCCCACTATAGTCCCCCTTTGAAAGTCACTGAGCTCCTGGCGACGACTCATAACACCACAGAGGTCTGGAGATTCCATCTTAGTTACATTAAGTTATCAcaacttcatatttttctcatCCTGCTCCTGCTACGGTTTTTACAGCTCCACTCTTACAGGGCatattctttttcttctgaATTTTACGGCAGTCGACAGTCCATTTAGTTGCATTTAATGCCACCTTATGGTTTCACTTTTTGTAACTCCCTAGTCCCATCACAGTCTGGAGTAGAGATGAGAATTATGGCTCATTAATACCTGTTCTCTTCGATTGTTCCCCATACTTCTTGACTTTTTATCCACCCCTTATTTGTGTTTTGAGCCACAAGTGAAAAAAGTTgtccagtcttgtttttatcagctcagaaatatatcCAAAGTCAAGTCCTTAATGTCAGCAAAAGATCTTCAGAAACGTATTCATGCCTTCATATCCTCCCGCCtcgattactgtaattccctgTACGCATGTCTTAGTCAAAAATCAATCCACCGTCTTCAaacagttcaaaatgcagcagcttgtcttttaacaggaactaaaaagtgtgcccacatcacccccattttagctcatctacactggctgcctgttgattttatgattgattttaagattcttgtattgacttttaaagcactacatggacttgcccctctataTATATCTGAGCTTTTTTCCCCCTACGAACCTagtcgcagtctgagatcctctggcagtgctctgttagctgttccaaggacccgactgacaaccaaaggggacagggtgttttcagtcagggctcctactctctggaacagcctgccagaggagatcagacttgcagagtcagtcccttgttttatgtcattactcaagacacatttttacaggaaagcttttattttgtgattttatttaattttagctcagattttaagggtctgttttataagtctgtagggtttttaagcttttatttcattttatttttaatcgtttcattttgctttgcacttcttgtttttattgcccactgtaaagcactttgttacttgtattgaaaagtgctatataaataaagtattattattattattgaatttgGTGTGTGCCTATCTTAATGTTTAATTATGTAGTGCAACctaaataaaatcatgacattAAGCTTCTAATTGTACTTGCTTTATTGCTGCAGCAGCGAACATACAACTTCTCGGCTCCTCGCCATAAAGTAACAGTTTTGTACTTCCTTTTCATTTCACCCCGTCTAACCAATACATGACatccttccttttctttgaaATAAACTCAATCCACCGGTGTCTTAATATACAGAACATTACAGCTGAAAGTATCAcattgtagtttttctcattaCCACCTTATACATATTTTGTAAACTCTGACAAGACTGAGTGTGAGTCTCACTGGGTCTAGTGGATCAGGTCCGGCAACAATTTGAAATCCATGACACGTGTAACAATATTTTTCAGCTGCTTTGTCCATGTCAGGTCACCAAACTTTGGTGCTGAGATGTTATTTTGTTCCCACTATTCCCAAGTGTCCTGTATTTGTACCTCCACTAGCTGAGTCTGGAGCAGAGGCTTCCTCTACCTCTCTGGTTGTAACCTGCTAACTCGTCTTTTAAAGCTTGAAATGCACAAGGACTTTTCAGCAACTAGGAAAACTTCAAAACAATAATTTCCCACTGTTTAGGTAGTGTTTTTgcaaagatgaaatgttcaaaccaagccagaaaccttggtgtagtcatagacttagaccttaatttcagcagccacattaagacaatcacaaagtcagcctactatcaccttaagaacataccaaggattaaaggacttatgtctcagcaggatgcagaaaaactcgtccatgcatttatctttatctgactagactactgtaaaggtgtc
The Notolabrus celidotus isolate fNotCel1 chromosome 7, fNotCel1.pri, whole genome shotgun sequence DNA segment above includes these coding regions:
- the LOC117815385 gene encoding uncharacterized protein LOC117815385, which translates into the protein MGRREELSDFQRGTIVGCQMCKKSVRQISDLLSLPRSTVCAVILKWKHGGVTSARPRSGRPHKLKEEDRQVLEKVALRVRVRVRGSCLRSVEAVATEFQSVSGASVSPRTVRRELRVMGFRGRVSTYKKTRGLPHDTVVREIMQWCRGGITPFRPKSDSWLKRREEKLAQIALEKSLSSVEAAATVSTDHETRGEPDKELNPKQKVWEQVQADLHTDPQCVATYKRVAFEVIGKGVCRAQTMSNREIRFSLWSEEGTTGSMMVCCLCEVSLLKFDMPHTVISNRVPKKWKFLQRIPLLWGIFDEM